The nucleotide sequence TAGGTGTCGAGTGCGCAAAATATCTACGAGGAAAATATGGCAGGGAGCAAGTCATTCTCTCGGACATTATCAAGCCTACGCCAGAGGTCGTTAACGACGGCCCTTACATATTCGCTGACATATTGGACTTCAAAGGGCTCCAGAAAATAGTCGTAAACCACAGGGTAGACTGGCTCATACACTTCTCGGCCCTCCTCAGCGCCATCGGCGAACAAAACGTACCTCTAGCTGTGCGAGTGAATATAGAAGGAATGCACAATGTTATCGAACTAGCGAAGCAGTATAAACTTAGGATTTTCGTTCCTAGCACTATTGGTGCCTTTGGGCCAGACTCTCCTAGAAATCCTACTCCTAATATAACTATACAAAGGCCTAGAACAATATATGGCGTGTCGAAAGTGCACGCAGAACTGTTAGGAGaatattactattataaatTTGGCTTGGACTTCCGATGCCTCAGGTTCCCGGGAGTAATTTCTAGCGACCCACCAGGCGGCGGCACCACAGGTAAAAAATGATTACACAATACTTAAGTACCTAGGTGTTTTACTATCTTAAAGTAGTATTCAGATGTTGGCAACCGCGACTGGCGACCGCCGCGACCGGGTCGCGCGaccctactactactactatacttactactacttacttacttatactaTACTTAGTATGAATTAGTATGCAATCGTCCGCGTCACGCGACAAATCTATCTAAGCAGATGGTCATGCGACTTGGTCGCGATCGCTAACATCGGAATGATACCTTTTAGGGCCCTTATATAAATGGACAAATTAAACGGTTCCAGCGACATTATACTTTACACCTATTTATTGGAAGTTGATATAGAGGTCCCGGGAATCCCCGCAGAATCTTGCAATCACCTTCCTCAAGACCCAGAATTAGAATTTTTAGTCCTTTTGGGACTTACAGTTTCACAGAAATATACTTTCGTTCAATcggtaaatttttatttttacggcaTTTTTCAGACTACGCCATTGCGATTTTCCATGATCTCCTGCGCAAGGGTAACTACCAGTGCTACCTCAAGCCTGACACGCGCCTTCCCATGATGCACGTCAGGGACGCACTGCGAGCCCTCTCAGAGTTCCTCGAGGCACCTAACGAGATCCTCAACAGAAGAGTCTACAACGTCACTTCCATGAGTTTCACTCCTGAGGAACTAGCCGATAAGATGGCAAAATACCTGCCAGACTTGAAAATTACTTACAGACCTGACAGCAGGCAAGATATAGGTCAGTCAAGTGTACCAGATAAGcctaatttaaacttttttcgtATATTTACCGATGTACAGGTACCTATCTAGGTATCGTTTTTCTGCGGGTTGGTTGCTTTGCATATTTATGTGCAAGTATCTACTTAGAAATAAGTGATGTTAATCGTCAGTATCATTCCACAAAGAAGCAGAAAATCCATTAATCCCTCAAAATCTggctacctatatttatttagattcgCGGTAATTTTTTACGCCACCAAATATGGCAATCGCAGTATTTCCGAAATTTAAAACGGTATGTAGCACTTATTAAATAGATGGAGCTAATTATAATGCAttgtatacttacatagataattGGAGAACGAAAGGGTGCAAAATTACAAGTTTGAATCAAAATGCAGCCGATAGCAACGATGACAGGTCTACCTTTCGTTAAAATCTATGCTTTCGTTCCTCgacttagtacagtcaccaacaaaaatatacatacgtttgaagtgccaaaaatatgtatgcctCTATAGGACTTCAttcctgaacattaaggtcgtgtatacattttttgcactttggctgtattaatatctttgttgctgactgtacctagtgaCACACACAACATAAGATGTAAACAAAGCAAGTCGCCTAGAATGAGACACATATTTTAACATGGTCTACACTCTACACGTCTGACAACACCTTACACGCTTGTTGTATAGCATCTAAAAAAACAGGTATTTGATACATTCTGTGGGTACCATTTGACTCCTGAAACGTAGGACGTTCTCACAGTGtcttaattactttttttgtgACATAGTTCTACACTTACAACCATTATTATGGAGACCCCGGGGCTGTCGCCCCGAATGCTCTTCCTTGCATTCGATCCTGTCAATCCAGCACGTAATCATGACATAGGAAACAGGCTAAGAATAAACAGATGGAACACATTCAGTTCCAAACAGCattctttttttacaagctttaatttattttaactattttaatattttccagCGGATTCGTGGCCCCAAGTGTTTGACGACAGCGAAGCACGTCGCGATTGGAGCTGGAAGCCTGAGGTGGACCTGGACAACTTAgtagaactgatgatgaaggaaGTCAAAGAAAAAATTGCCATGAACGGCTTCTGATGGAGACCTACTTAGTTCGACTGCAAAATTGAATTAACAGGCCCATACAGTATGCTTATCGGCTTTCCATTTTTATGCGTCCAGCGTTTGTTGAACTTACGATAGCTAGCCTTGGAGTTACATTTTACTACGCGCAAGCAGTAAATTAATGCAGAATAAGTGCTTATACCTACTAAGTCACAATTGCACGCTGTTGCTGATAGCCTTTTTGATAGGGTTCCAATGTAATAATAGGTGGTCAATATTTTAAATCACGTTGCTCATCAAAAATACCGTTAGAAAGTGATAAAATTGTGTACCTCTTGCTAAAAAACTACAGCTcatataaaattttcgtctagTTGATAAGATTAATTAGAGTTGCCATTTATTTAGGTAGATTTTTGAATAGTGTGGTTTCAAATAGATATGAACTCCCTGTGCACTTGGGTGCGGTTAGTGGGTACGACACCGTATTTTTGTCGACCCAGACTGAACGACCGGATAATTGAAACCCTTATTACCCATGAGGGTTAGCCTTGGGTTAGCATTGTCATCGTACCTTTCTGTCGTTCATTCCGGGTCGACAATTACAggttgtacctactttaatcgCCCCCGATCTTCATCATTTTTAAATCCATtaggtatacaaggtgttaattaaataactgaaaaccagaaagtagttcgctcagaatcgagagttgaatcgattacactatgttttaaattaggcaGTGGCGTAACTATAGGGTGGCAGGGCTGTCAAAATGCCACGGGCCCCCTACCAAGAGGGCCCCGGCCCAAGAGGCCGCGagctcagaaatatttttttaacattgtacctgagtattttaattttacttaactAAGTACCTACAACGTGACGATTTTTACTAATAGGGCCCCATCAAAAGAATTTGCCACGGGCCCCAGATGGTATAGTTTAGTTACGCCTCtgaaattaggttgtgtttgagtttttaacacgcttttattagATCGACCTGTATGTAACTAACTTATGTACCTATTGGAATCTAAGGTAACAAATTTAACCATCTTCCAAGGGTCGTAGAGTAATGAAAATTGGCAGCTGTatgtagttctgatgacaatacaataatatggtactgtcgaactgatctgatgatggagccggaagatATGAACTGGAACTTCATGATAGAAAATTGTATCACTTTGACCACGATTAGGTTTCAAGGTCTAATGATGAAGCCGGAAGATAGGCACTGGCATTCCATGATGGAATATCGTATCATGTGAGAAAGGCCACGTAATGGACTTTGAACACGATCAGGTTTCAAGGTTATAACAAACCTATTATATATTGAATAGTGTAAATATTTCGTTATCAAAgaccaaaaagtataaaataaattaatagtttaaaaaaacactagaaaaacacgcttttataaatgcacgtaaaaacaaaaaataaattatggatcGTTCAAGTTGTATTTCTAGAGTTCTTTTCTGTTATTTTCTGTTCATGCTCTATTTCTAGGCTGAAATGTAAAtatgtgcttttaattataatatttgattgtaaaaGCGTGGGGCAGCTTCCGCCAGGAAGTTAGTATTAGTATTTGTTAACAAGAAAGTCTTTCCTGTTCCAGCGCCCCACGCttttacaatcaaatattataCTTCAGCCCAGAATTAGAGACACCTTGAAcgatccattttttttttttgtttttcgtgCATTTATAAAAGCGTATTTTTCTAGtggtttttaaactatttttttttattcgactggatggaaaacgagcaagtgggtctcctgatgataagagatcaccaccgcccataaacatctgcaacaccaggggtattgcagatgcgttgccaacctagaggcctaagatggatacctcaagtgccagtaatttcaccggctgtcttactctccacgtcgaaacacaacagcgcaagcactgctgcttcacggcaggattagcgagcaagatggtggtaacaattcgggcggaccttgcacaaggtcctaccacctgcaaacccctaaaataattaataaatcccttaataacaattaaatccCTTTCTTATTCTGCCCAGTCTTAAAGTTAGGTACGattgcaacaggcgccaattaaatattttagcgaggttgcataccatttcgataatttaatactggccgttttgctctCAATGTgcgattttcttctaaaaacgtcaaagcgcaaccgACAAATAgggatatataataatatagggatattgacaccattaaaaagaattcgaaggcacgactccagtaaaaaaacgctttattttagccctgaaaaccagataaATTTTCTATTAACTGCAAAATTcgtttttttgttgctttaaaacaaataaatggtTGAGTtagcgaacaagtgacgtcataagttgctatttccattcaaactttatgggaaaattgtgttttgagagctcataaaaagtacgtcagttgattgagagatgaagtagaattactgacttagcaaaacacacgaatatcttttaataaTGGAGTTAACGtattcatccaccattacgtctcatatttcgttttctagattttttttaccgtacaacggcaaaacctactagacactggcaaaattgtcctacAATGGATGGATGGCCATATTTtcctaaaaaaacaacaacaacaacttttaATAATGAAGGGattcaaaaataaaagcaatcaACCTTAgggcaacgcgggcttcctatcGAAATTCCGTAGGAAGctagcccgcgttgctctaagcaataaactaactaaaaatgaaaataaataaaaatatttttggggtgtcttgaggttttcagttatttaattaacaccttgtatatcggtatacctacttattcgGAAATAGCTAGACTTACGATACAGTTAGCGACTTACCACATTACCAATAAGATATCTAGTAacttaaattacaatacaaccTACATAGTTGCGAAgcatttattatacctacatctTTATTAGTTCTGATTGTAACCAGTATAAGTTAGAGCATATAATCCAGAGCCGTAACTCCGTCTTGACAAGTTTGTACGTGACATTCTGTAAAACTCTATTGCAGCATTTCCCgcattatcaaaaaaatcttgataaggGCAGACACGAGGCTCTACCGAGTTTTACATACGAACTTATCAAGGCACAGCTTTTTATGCGCCTGGTGCGAGATACTATAACCACGGTCTTTGAATGCCCTAAGCAGGCATTAGCATTTAGCACTCTTAATCCGACACTgcttataggatcacttcgtTGTCTGCCTGAAACTATCTATAGGTAAGCGCGTGAGCGTGTCTGCTTATCCTGTCTGCCACGACTGTTTAATTAAGGCCTATTTTTATTGGCAATTTcattgtaaatgtattttttagttACCATGGGTCTCAAAAAACCTGTAGGGTAGTAGTTACCTACCCCATTTACTGCCAAGCGACAGATTACGTACTTTATCACGATGCCGACGTTTCTGTAAACAGACACCCA is from Choristoneura fumiferana chromosome 3, NRCan_CFum_1, whole genome shotgun sequence and encodes:
- the Tdh gene encoding L-threonine dehydrogenase; translation: MMLMRKLYQTTSTVNILRTYSVNGAKKVPPKILITGGLGQLGVECAKYLRGKYGREQVILSDIIKPTPEVVNDGPYIFADILDFKGLQKIVVNHRVDWLIHFSALLSAIGEQNVPLAVRVNIEGMHNVIELAKQYKLRIFVPSTIGAFGPDSPRNPTPNITIQRPRTIYGVSKVHAELLGEYYYYKFGLDFRCLRFPGVISSDPPGGGTTDYAIAIFHDLLRKGNYQCYLKPDTRLPMMHVRDALRALSEFLEAPNEILNRRVYNVTSMSFTPEELADKMAKYLPDLKITYRPDSRQDIADSWPQVFDDSEARRDWSWKPEVDLDNLVELMMKEVKEKIAMNGF